Genomic window (Aethina tumida isolate Nest 87 chromosome 4, icAetTumi1.1, whole genome shotgun sequence):
ccaaatcCGCACGTTCACGAGATAAATACCACAGCCGCTAACAgtgtaaacataaaataatgtgttgACTTAAAACGCAACACATTGCACACATTTTTCAACTGCATCCATGTGCCAGGgcggttttattatatttatacacacTAGAAAATGATCGTTTCGACCACAACTATGAATTGTTTGGCTAGGAGGGTCCTGAAATGTCGCGTTTCGAGCTTCAAGGATTTGCCTGTGTGTTCGGTGTTACCACCAATGTGCCAATACAGTATTTTACACAAACACACAAGGTACGACAAAACGACGCACGAATCTCTAGTCAAAAGTGTTTGGTCCAATTATGCACACGTTAAATGGTATTCCACAAGTGACAAAAAACCAGACCCAAAAAGCGAAAATAAGGAAGTAAAACTGACACTATTCAAAAGGTTTAAGCAAATGTACAGGGAGTACTGGTATGTTTTGGTGCCTGTACACTTGGTCACGTCTGCTGCATGGTTTGGAGGCTTCTACTACCTagcaaaaaggtaaaaatcaATTCGAACAATTGGAACTGTCAAAGTAAACATGTACAATGTGTCAAACTGTTTGACCACTTGTTGAATTAttccttaaataaataaatattgacaaaaattattttattttagtgggGTAGATGTCCCAGCACTTTTGGAGTCGATGAGTGTGAGCGAAACCATTACGAAACCCCTGAAGGACTCGAAAATGGGATACATGGCCATTTCTTATGCCCTGTACAAAATCGCCACACCAGCAAGATACACGGTAACGTTGGGAGGCACCACCGTTgcgattaattatttaaaacggtGGGGTTGGGTCAAACCTGTTCCTAGTCGCGAGGCTCTCAAGGAAATGTATAATGAAAGGAAGGATAACATTATAGAGAACGTCCTGAGCAAAAAGGAGAACTTGCTGAGCAACGTCAAGGAGAAGAGGGACGAACTGAAGATGCGCAAGGACGGGATCATGGAAAACGTGAAGAGCTTACCTAAAATGAATAGTTGTAAAAAGAACAACTGAGTATTTTAtgcgtatttttataaagtttgtattATGTATATCAGTAAATATACGCCTGTTATATAACACATGTTTTGTATTGAGGATGTGCAATTTGTAGATGGACTTTGTTGatgataaaatgttatatggaTTATGGCTTCTGTCATattggttgttttatttttaattttaacaaaaggtGACATTACTGTGACTGAAGTACTAAAGTatgtttgaaatgtttttgaatTCTTCTGAGGTCTGATGTTCTAAGTTGaagtagaatttaaataaaatattttactcttCATTTTTGAGTTTGACGTTTAAAGAccgttgaaattaaaaatttttgacaacATTCACGCGTGGACAATTTTTGACaggtatttcataatttaatcagaatattaattatgaaataaggaagtgtaataaaaattgataactattataatttgaccTTGCATGTGCCAATTTTGAATCCCGCGCCTTTCCTGGGGGATTTTCCGTGCGGAATCCCCCTGACGTatcgaataaataaatcgttaATAAATCATCCCGTGAACGTTTGATGTGCACAACCATCACACAGACAGTTGCCTTAGACCAAACCGAACGATTTGCGCCCTCCACAATGTGCAATTAAGTTAACCCGCAGCGCATTTCGTCCGAACAACTTAGGTTAGTTCCACTGGATCGGCACCGCGTTTTCAAAATTGACAGTCCGGTGAAAGTCACCAAACCCATTTGGATCGTCCATCCGTCGGTGGACGCACGTGAATCGCCGTAAAAACGCAccgcttttatttattaacgcaTCTCCGGTGAGTTCAACCCCCGAAATGATCACCCCACGTGAAACGGTTCAGTTACGTGAATGACAGTGTGAAATTAATAGCCGACGAACGAATCGACGGCATGACCTTAATAAGACGGAAATTTCCCGTGTAATTCGAGCGTGGCAGCGAGAAAAAACTAATCGAAATCGGTCGTTTCGTGTTACAGGTGAGCCGGACCACGTAAAATGCCGTCGGACGCCAAGAAACGCGAACAGCAGAGGAAGAAGGATGCGGCCAAGGCCCGCGGGGGCACCAAGAAGACACCGGCGCCCGCCCAGAAGAACGGCGAGACCACCAACGGCGTCTCCAATGGGCAGAACGAGGAAATCAGTGCTGAAGGTATGAATACTTTGTTTGTTTTGGTCAAAATATATGCCGGTATGGAGAAAGTTTATGTGTAAAGTTTGGttgttttttagaaattgaacTGTGCCACTTGACTGCAATGCAAACgtagcatttatttatttattgttgtggtTTTTAATTCACCAAGAGGAATGATTTCTCTATtactcattattaattaaaagtttgttgtaCCTTTGTACTCATTATTGGTTAATTTATCTGCATGTAATCACTATTAAAAGTATTGAAATACATTCTAAACAGTTCCGactgttaaatattgtttaaacaatatttgagCTCGTTATAGTCGTAATTAacgtaaattaaatcattttagagGCACTGTGTGCAAAGTTGGAGGCGGACGCCCGCCTGAATGCGGAGGCACGCGCCTGCACCGGTTCCCTGGCCGTCCACCCGAAGTCCCGTGACATTAAAATCGCCAACTTCTCGATCACCTTCCACGGCAGCGAAATGTTGCAGGATGCCATGCTCGAGTTGAATTGTGGTCGTCGTTACGGTTTACTAGGCCTGAACGGCAGCGGAAAGTCCACGATTTTGGCTGTGTTGGGCAACAGGGAGGTCCCCATTCCGGAACACATCGACATCTTCCACTTGACCCGCGAGATGCCGGCGTCCGATAAAACAGCCTTGCAGTGCGTCATGGAGGTGGATGAAGAGAGGGTGAGGCTTGAGAAGATGGCTGATGAACTGGTCGCCTGCGAGGATGACGGTAGGACTCATCCTGAGGGTTTATAATCAACGAAAACTacgttttgtttgtttgtagaGTCGCAGGAGCAACTCATGGACATTTACGAGCGTTTGGATGAAATCTCTGCGGATACGGCTGAAGCGAGGGCCGCCAACATACTTAACGGTTTAGGTTTTACACCCGCCATGCAGAACAAGAAAACCAAGGACTTCAGTGGAGGCTGGAGAATGAGGATTGCGTTGGCCAGAGCCCTGTACGTCAAGCCACATCTGTTGTTGCTCGACGAACCCACCAACCACTTGGATTTGGACGCTTGCGTATGGCTTGAAGAAGAACTCAAGAAGTAATACCCACTGATTGCATACATGATCACTTCTaatctgttaattttatagttacaaGAGAATCCTGGTGCTGATCTCCCACTCGCAGGACTTCCTGAACGGCGTCTGCACCAACATTATTCACATCAACAAGAAACGCCTGAAATACTACACCGGTAACTACGACGCCTTCGTCAAAACCCGCATGGAACTGCTCGAGAACCAGATGAAACAGTACAACTGGGAACAGGACCAGATCAACCACATGAAGAACTACATCGCAAGGTTCGGTCACGGCTCAGCCAAGTTGGCCAGACAGGCTCAGTCTAAGGAAAAGACTTTGGCGAAAATGGTGGCCCAAGGGCTGACGGAGAAAGTGACCAACGAGAAAACAGTCACGTTCTATTTCCCGAGCTGCGGCACCATTCCACCGCCAGTTATCATGGTGCAGAACGTCAGCTTCAGGTACAACGATGTTACGCCTTGGATTTACAAGAACTTGGAGTTCGGTATCGATTTGGACACTAGGTTGGCCTTGGTAGGGCCCAATGGAGCTGGAAAAAGTACCTTGTTGAAACTACTCTATGGAGACGTACGTTTCCTCCACAATTTTTAAGTACTTTTACTAATTGTTGTCGTTTACAGTTGACACCGACGGAGGGTATGATCAGGAAGAACTCTCACTTGCGCATCGCCCGTTATCACCAACATTTACACGAACTTCTAGACCTGGATCTGTCGCCCCTTGAGTACATGATGAAGGAGTTCCCCGACGTCAAGGAAAAGGAGGAGATGAGGAAGATCATCGGGCGATACGGTCTCACCGGACGTCAACAAGTTTGTCCAATTCGTCAACTGTCTGACGGACAAAGGTGCAGGGTGGTGTTTGCGTGGCTGGCCTGGCAAGCACCGCATCTCTTGCTACTTGACGAACCCACCAATCACTTGGACATGGAGACCATCGATGCCCTTGCCGATGCCATAAACGACTTCGAAGGTGGCATGGTGCTTGTCAGTCACGACTTCAGGCTCATCAATCAAGTAAATTAACGGTTTTTGGGTATTATT
Coding sequences:
- the LOC109596892 gene encoding uncharacterized protein C18orf19 homolog A, with amino-acid sequence MIVSTTTMNCLARRVLKCRVSSFKDLPVCSVLPPMCQYSILHKHTRYDKTTHESLVKSVWSNYAHVKWYSTSDKKPDPKSENKEVKLTLFKRFKQMYREYWYVLVPVHLVTSAAWFGGFYYLAKSGVDVPALLESMSVSETITKPLKDSKMGYMAISYALYKIATPARYTVTLGGTTVAINYLKRWGWVKPVPSREALKEMYNERKDNIIENVLSKKENLLSNVKEKRDELKMRKDGIMENVKSLPKMNSCKKNN